From Bacteroidota bacterium:
AATCAAGGAAATATTTTAAAGCAATATCACCCCGAACACCTGTCCGATTTTTAACTACTCGCAAGGTTAAGCTCCTTTCAGATTTTATCATTTCTTTTTCATCTTGCTGCTCACCGTAAAGCAATATGCCCTGAGAGCAATCGTGTCCAAGTCCACTCGAACCATAGAGAGAGTTCAAGCCCGGCTTGTTTGAGGTTATCTCGTTCCTGTTCAAGCTTGATGCTACGATTAAGACAAAATTATATTTCAAAGCTATTTGCCTCAATTGTTCCGAAACTTTTTTGATTGATAGGAATTCATCGCTTGACGTCTTAGACCGTTCACCATATACCTGAAGATAATCTACGATAACCAACGAAGCACCGTTCACCGCTGCAAGCTCCACCTCGTTAATTAAATTCGAGAGAGTCCGTTTATAATCGAAATGAAACTCAATCGGTAACTGCTGAAGCTGTGCAATTGCAGCAGCAGCATATTCTTGACCGCATCGAAGTTTATCAATATCGGTTTCCGTTAAAATTCCACAGCACCTCTCGAATATTTCCGATTCAGCCATTTCGCTTTCGATGAAATGGATTTTATAATTTTGCATTGCAGCAGATATAGCAATCTGAAGCAAGAGAGAAGTTTTTCCCGAACCGGGAACACCACCGACTAAAACAAACGAACCCGGAGAGAATCCACCTGAAAGCATTCTCGTTAATGTCGGGAACGGAGTTTTTATTCGTTTGATTCCGGCTTGATTAACTTCAAGATATTTCTCAAAATCGTTAAGCATCGTATCTTTAGGTTTTCGAGTGTGTGAATTAAACAACTGAGAAATTTCAAGATTGATTCTCTGCATTTCGGATTGTTCATCGAATACGTCCTCTGTCTTTTTCAGTTTGAAATTGTTTATTTTCTCTTTTATGACTAACTCCGTCAACTTCCGCACAAATAAACCAAGATTCCGGCTGCTGCACTCCAACGAACTGATTTCAGCAAGCCCGCAAACATCCTGATTCGATAAGTTCCCGACCGTCTTGATTGAAATTAAATCGAATCGACCGCCTTCGGAATTGATAAGAAGCATCGCTTCAAATATCTTTTTATGCAATTCGTTTGAAAAGTATTCCGTTAAAATGTTTCTTTTGTATTTAACAAACGAACCGTTTGAATTGATTAACGAAGACAAGAGCAACGCCTCGACTTCCTGCCGACCATTTATAAAAATCATTCGAGCACCTTAGACTTACTTTCTGAAAGCTGTTTGTTATTAAGAGAAGCATAATATTTTTGAGCTTCTGTTAATAAGCTGTTTTCGTTTTTATTATTATTATCATTATTGATTGTATGTATCTTGTGCTGCACTCTGTGCTGTATCT
This genomic window contains:
- a CDS encoding DnaB-like helicase C-terminal domain-containing protein, which translates into the protein MIFINGRQEVEALLLSSLINSNGSFVKYKRNILTEYFSNELHKKIFEAMLLINSEGGRFDLISIKTVGNLSNQDVCGLAEISSLECSSRNLGLFVRKLTELVIKEKINNFKLKKTEDVFDEQSEMQRINLEISQLFNSHTRKPKDTMLNDFEKYLEVNQAGIKRIKTPFPTLTRMLSGGFSPGSFVLVGGVPGSGKTSLLLQIAISAAMQNYKIHFIESEMAESEIFERCCGILTETDIDKLRCGQEYAAAAIAQLQQLPIEFHFDYKRTLSNLINEVELAAVNGASLVIVDYLQVYGERSKTSSDEFLSIKKVSEQLRQIALKYNFVLIVASSLNRNEITSNKPGLNSLYGSSGLGHDCSQGILLYGEQQDEKEMIKSERSLTLRVVKNRTGVRGDIALKYFLDSQKMVELETRF